One Thermus antranikianii DSM 12462 DNA window includes the following coding sequences:
- a CDS encoding sugar kinase yields the protein MSEVVTAGEAMVLLLPPRQGYLRHQPYLEVRVGGAEANTAVALARLGFSVSFLTFLGQDELGELVLNRLRAEGIQVFSKRTRAPTGLYLRECLPSGRGRVFYYRQGSAASFMHPESFSPELLNEAKLFHLSGVTPALSESTRSFTRWILQEARKRNVVVSFDVNYRKKLWVPEEARVFVEDILPLIDILFLSEEDAVLWSEEGFEREEELLGALSAKGPREVVLKRGKRGALGFSNGSFLESRGFPVKEVDPVGAGDAFNAGYLAGFLWGHPLEERLKLGNALGALAVTNLGDYEGAPSREDLFGFLAEDLSLDR from the coding sequence ATGTCTGAGGTGGTAACTGCTGGAGAAGCCATGGTGCTTCTCTTGCCTCCAAGGCAGGGTTACCTTCGTCATCAACCGTACCTCGAGGTGCGCGTGGGGGGAGCTGAGGCTAACACGGCCGTGGCTTTAGCCCGGCTTGGTTTTTCTGTGAGTTTTCTCACGTTTTTGGGTCAGGATGAGCTGGGTGAGTTGGTCCTGAACCGTTTGCGTGCAGAAGGAATTCAGGTTTTTTCCAAACGAACAAGAGCACCTACCGGGCTCTACCTACGTGAGTGTTTGCCCAGTGGCCGAGGGCGGGTTTTTTATTACCGCCAAGGCTCTGCGGCGAGTTTTATGCACCCCGAATCGTTTAGTCCGGAACTCCTAAACGAAGCAAAGCTTTTCCACCTAAGTGGGGTCACCCCCGCGCTTTCGGAAAGCACAAGGTCCTTTACGCGCTGGATCTTGCAGGAGGCCAGGAAGCGTAACGTGGTGGTTAGCTTTGACGTGAATTATCGCAAGAAGCTTTGGGTACCTGAGGAGGCTAGGGTCTTTGTGGAGGATATCCTTCCTCTGATCGACATTCTCTTTCTAAGCGAAGAGGATGCGGTCCTCTGGTCTGAGGAGGGATTTGAAAGGGAAGAGGAACTGCTTGGAGCCCTTTCTGCCAAGGGGCCGAGGGAAGTTGTATTAAAGCGAGGGAAAAGAGGAGCTCTGGGCTTTTCCAACGGATCTTTCTTGGAGTCAAGGGGATTCCCTGTAAAGGAGGTAGATCCTGTGGGAGCTGGGGACGCCTTTAATGCAGGCTATCTGGCAGGGTTTCTGTGGGGTCATCCCTTGGAGGAAAGGCTCAAACTGGGCAATGCGCTGGGGGCTTTGGCGGTGACGAACCTAGGGGACTATGAGGGAGCGCCTTCCAGAGAGGATCTTTTTGGTTTTTTGGCGGAAGATTTGAGTTTGGATCGCTAG
- a CDS encoding SDR family NAD(P)-dependent oxidoreductase yields MRVALVTGGSRGIGRALAEELAKRGFKVGIASRHPEDAVNAFTQKGFSAFGVPIDLERDPPERAVELARGQGDIHVLVHAAGVNVRKPALELSYEDWRRVLYLHLDVAFLLAKAVAPQMMRAGWGRILFIGSVTTFTGGGPVPISAYVSAKTGLLGLTRALAKEWAPFGIRVNLLCPGYVKTEFTAPVWNTPDLYQSITHRIPLGRWASPEEIAKVGVLLCTEDADYLTGQAVVVDGGFLAY; encoded by the coding sequence ATGCGGGTGGCTTTGGTCACCGGAGGAAGCCGGGGGATAGGAAGAGCCCTGGCGGAGGAGCTTGCAAAGAGAGGATTCAAGGTGGGTATAGCTAGTCGTCATCCCGAAGATGCGGTAAATGCCTTTACCCAAAAGGGGTTTTCCGCGTTTGGAGTGCCTATCGATCTGGAAAGGGACCCCCCTGAGAGAGCGGTGGAACTTGCTCGTGGTCAAGGGGACATCCATGTTCTCGTCCATGCGGCAGGGGTTAATGTACGCAAGCCTGCACTAGAGCTTTCCTATGAGGATTGGCGGCGAGTTTTATACCTTCACCTTGATGTTGCTTTTCTCCTGGCGAAGGCGGTGGCCCCGCAGATGATGCGCGCAGGCTGGGGGCGGATCCTTTTCATAGGATCTGTGACTACCTTTACCGGGGGAGGACCTGTGCCCATTTCTGCTTATGTTTCCGCAAAAACGGGACTGTTGGGTTTGACGCGGGCCCTTGCTAAGGAGTGGGCCCCCTTTGGGATCCGGGTCAACCTCCTTTGCCCAGGCTACGTCAAAACGGAGTTCACTGCCCCCGTGTGGAATACCCCGGATTTGTACCAGTCCATCACCCATCGTATTCCTCTGGGTCGCTGGGCTTCCCCAGAGGAAATCGCTAAGGTGGGGGTATTGCTCTGCACGGAGGATGCGGATTATCTTACGGGCCAGGCTGTGGTGGTAGATGGGGGTTTTCTAGCGTATTAG
- the mutM gene encoding DNA-formamidopyrimidine glycosylase, producing the protein MPELPEVEITRRKLLPLFVGKRLLQLEHRDPRRYRHTERVAGQRVEGIRRRGKFLLFALTEGWEMVVHLGMTGGFRLERTLHTRVAFQLEDQEVFFHDPRRFGRIWVVRKGDYQEIPLLLQLGPEPLSEDFRFHEFWLGLKGSQKPLKTLLLEQRLAAGVGNIYADEALFRARLSPFRRGRELTEAEAQRLFAALKKVLAEAILLGGSTLSDRTYQQPDGLPGSFQMRHAVYGRTGLPCPVCGTPIAKRVVGGRSTHFCPRCQGMHGLL; encoded by the coding sequence ATGCCCGAGCTACCGGAAGTGGAAATCACCCGGAGGAAACTTCTTCCCCTCTTTGTGGGCAAGAGGCTTCTCCAACTGGAACACCGGGATCCCAGGCGCTACCGCCACACGGAACGGGTGGCAGGCCAAAGGGTAGAGGGAATCCGGCGCCGGGGGAAGTTCCTCCTCTTCGCCCTCACGGAAGGGTGGGAGATGGTGGTCCACCTGGGGATGACGGGGGGCTTTCGCCTGGAAAGGACCCTCCACACCCGGGTGGCCTTCCAGCTGGAGGACCAGGAGGTCTTCTTCCACGACCCCCGGCGCTTTGGCCGCATCTGGGTGGTGAGGAAGGGGGATTACCAGGAGATCCCCCTTCTCCTTCAACTGGGCCCGGAGCCCCTTTCAGAGGATTTTCGGTTCCACGAGTTCTGGCTGGGGCTAAAGGGAAGCCAAAAGCCCCTCAAGACCCTCCTTCTGGAGCAGCGCCTGGCCGCCGGGGTGGGGAACATCTATGCGGACGAAGCCCTTTTTAGAGCCCGCCTCTCCCCTTTCCGCCGGGGACGGGAGCTTACGGAAGCCGAAGCGCAAAGGCTTTTCGCAGCCCTTAAGAAGGTGCTCGCCGAGGCCATCCTCTTGGGAGGAAGCACCCTTTCCGACCGCACCTACCAGCAGCCCGATGGCCTTCCGGGAAGCTTCCAGATGCGCCACGCCGTCTACGGCCGCACAGGGCTTCCCTGCCCGGTTTGCGGCACACCCATCGCCAAGAGGGTGGTGGGGGGAAGGAGCACCCACTTCTGCCCCCGGTGCCAAGGTATGCATGGCCTCCTCTAG
- a CDS encoding acyl-CoA thioesterase has protein sequence MEARTLELVFPEHTNPLGAAFGGFVLGLMDKVGSYAAARRARKPVVTVAVSSVEFKVPIRTGDLLEVVAKVVRVGRTSLTVEVEVYKEHFGQEDGRVLATKGELTYVAVNEKGQPVPVD, from the coding sequence ATGGAGGCACGCACCTTAGAGCTCGTCTTCCCCGAGCACACCAATCCCCTGGGGGCTGCCTTTGGCGGCTTCGTGCTGGGCCTTATGGACAAGGTGGGTTCCTACGCCGCCGCCCGCAGGGCCCGAAAGCCCGTGGTAACCGTGGCAGTGAGCAGCGTGGAGTTCAAGGTACCCATCCGTACCGGGGACCTCCTGGAGGTGGTGGCCAAGGTGGTGCGGGTGGGGCGCACCTCCTTGACGGTGGAGGTGGAGGTCTATAAGGAGCACTTCGGCCAGGAAGATGGCCGGGTACTGGCCACCAAGGGGGAACTCACCTACGTGGCGGTGAACGAGAAGGGCCAGCCCGTGCCCGTGGACTAG
- a CDS encoding 4a-hydroxytetrahydrobiopterin dehydratase, translating into MDWETWQNPERLVKTFRFANFQEAMAFANRVAELAEAKGHHPRLTVEWGRVMVEWWTHSAGGITEKDREMARLTDLLLG; encoded by the coding sequence ATGGACTGGGAAACCTGGCAAAACCCCGAGCGCCTAGTCAAAACCTTCCGCTTTGCCAACTTCCAAGAGGCCATGGCCTTCGCCAACAGGGTGGCCGAGTTGGCCGAGGCCAAGGGCCACCACCCCCGCCTCACCGTGGAGTGGGGGCGGGTCATGGTGGAGTGGTGGACCCATAGCGCCGGTGGCATCACCGAGAAAGACCGGGAGATGGCCCGCCTCACCGACCTTCTCCTGGGGTAG
- a CDS encoding FAD-binding oxidoreductase: MEKLEALRRLFPGQVDLSESERLRHGKDEGYPEARPVLAVVYPEGVEDVQKALHWAREWGVAVIPYGAGTSLEGHLYPVQEAISLDLSRVNRILEVRPQDFLCVVEPGLTRKALNEALKGTGLFFPVDPGADASLGGMAATNASGTTTVRYGGMRANILALQVVLANGEVLELGRPVRKTSAGYDLKDLFIGSEGTLGVITRLTLRLHPLPEHVHTLRVFFPGVEEAAEASFRVMASGLPVARLELLDEFALKALNRHLGTGFPERPALFLEFHSSTREALEAESALALEIMREAGALEVEAAKTEEERRRQWEARHQAYWALVHLFPGHRFVITDVAVPLSRLPEMVRYAQGLLEEMGLTGNILGHVGDGNFHTLVPILPQDYPKAEAYAEALVRRALELGGTCTAEHGVGLRKKKYLPLEHGTALEWMRKLKDLLDPEGLLNPGKVLDTPPSSRYS, translated from the coding sequence ATGGAAAAGCTCGAGGCCCTAAGACGCCTCTTCCCCGGACAGGTGGACCTCTCGGAAAGCGAACGCCTGCGCCATGGAAAAGACGAGGGCTACCCCGAGGCCAGGCCGGTCTTGGCCGTGGTCTACCCGGAGGGCGTGGAGGACGTGCAGAAGGCCCTCCACTGGGCCCGGGAGTGGGGCGTGGCGGTGATCCCCTATGGGGCGGGGACGAGCCTCGAGGGCCACCTCTACCCGGTGCAGGAGGCCATCAGCCTAGACCTGAGCCGCGTGAACCGCATCCTGGAGGTGAGGCCCCAGGACTTCCTTTGCGTGGTGGAGCCCGGCCTCACCCGCAAGGCCCTCAACGAGGCCCTGAAGGGCACGGGCCTCTTCTTCCCCGTGGACCCGGGGGCGGACGCCTCTTTAGGGGGCATGGCGGCCACGAACGCCAGCGGCACCACCACCGTGCGCTACGGGGGGATGCGGGCCAACATCCTCGCCCTGCAGGTGGTCCTGGCCAACGGGGAGGTGCTGGAGCTGGGGCGCCCGGTGCGCAAGACCAGCGCCGGCTACGACCTGAAGGACCTCTTCATCGGCTCCGAGGGCACCCTGGGGGTCATCACCCGCCTCACCTTAAGGCTCCACCCCCTCCCCGAGCACGTCCACACCCTAAGGGTCTTCTTCCCCGGGGTGGAGGAGGCGGCGGAGGCCAGCTTCCGGGTGATGGCCAGCGGGCTTCCCGTGGCCCGGCTGGAGCTTCTGGACGAGTTCGCCCTGAAGGCCCTCAACCGCCACCTGGGCACGGGCTTCCCCGAGCGGCCTGCCCTTTTCCTGGAGTTCCACTCCTCCACCCGGGAGGCCCTGGAGGCGGAAAGCGCCCTGGCCCTGGAGATCATGCGGGAGGCAGGGGCTTTGGAGGTGGAGGCCGCCAAGACCGAAGAGGAGCGCAGGCGCCAGTGGGAAGCCCGCCACCAGGCCTACTGGGCCCTGGTGCACCTCTTCCCAGGCCATCGCTTCGTGATCACCGACGTGGCCGTCCCCCTTTCCCGTCTACCGGAGATGGTGCGCTACGCCCAAGGGCTTCTCGAGGAAATGGGCCTTACCGGAAACATCCTGGGCCACGTGGGGGATGGGAACTTCCACACCCTGGTCCCCATCCTGCCCCAGGACTACCCCAAGGCGGAGGCCTACGCCGAAGCCCTGGTGCGAAGGGCCTTGGAGCTGGGAGGCACCTGCACCGCTGAACACGGGGTGGGCCTGAGGAAGAAGAAGTATCTACCCTTAGAACACGGGACTGCTCTGGAATGGATGCGAAAACTAAAGGACCTCCTTGACCCCGAGGGGCTCCTGAACCCGGGCAAGGTGCTTGACACACCCCCTTCTTCCCGCTATAGTTAA
- a CDS encoding MFS transporter has translation MLAAPLLALEALRLFGAGFFYFAHATLAALGALSPLEASLALTLRLLAEPLFALYGGHLADRWPRGRLLLLAASGQGGLTLALLPLLGAPSPLPLYLLGFLFALLEALRMVAAGALLADLLPKEALAQARGKLGALYTAADTLSDLFAGLLFTRSRPWTVGLGSGLLFLAAGLYRTLPLPPRPPGRPEGGSLSGLRFLWQSPLRPLLILEALLNVAYALFAGLLPFLVLRGLGEAPWVLGLLGAAQSLGGALGGLLVGAVLGRLGEGRTLRLALGLAGLGLLGGALLPPWPLLAGSAFLLGAGGALFGAVAGAIRLGEAPPELRGRVAGGFLFLSGALAPLGPLLGGALAGVALPLPFLLAGGLLLGLAPLWRRGRAA, from the coding sequence ATGCTTGCGGCCCCGCTCCTTGCCCTGGAAGCCCTCCGCCTCTTCGGGGCGGGGTTCTTCTACTTCGCCCACGCCACCCTGGCCGCCCTTGGGGCCCTAAGTCCCCTGGAGGCTAGCCTAGCCCTAACCTTGCGCCTTCTGGCCGAGCCCCTTTTCGCCCTCTATGGGGGACATCTAGCCGACCGGTGGCCCAGAGGCAGGCTCCTCCTCCTGGCCGCTTCGGGCCAGGGAGGGCTCACTCTGGCCCTCCTTCCCCTCCTCGGTGCCCCCTCTCCCCTCCCCCTCTACCTCTTGGGCTTTCTCTTCGCCCTCCTGGAGGCCCTGCGGATGGTGGCTGCCGGGGCTCTCCTCGCTGACCTCCTCCCCAAAGAGGCCTTAGCCCAAGCCCGGGGGAAGCTGGGAGCCCTCTACACCGCCGCCGACACCCTCTCCGACCTTTTCGCGGGCCTCCTCTTCACCCGAAGCCGCCCTTGGACCGTAGGCCTGGGAAGCGGGCTCCTCTTCCTCGCGGCCGGGCTCTACCGCACCCTCCCCCTGCCCCCAAGGCCCCCGGGGAGGCCCGAAGGGGGAAGCCTCTCGGGCCTGCGCTTCCTTTGGCAAAGCCCTCTCCGCCCCCTTCTCATCTTGGAAGCCCTCCTAAACGTGGCCTATGCTCTCTTCGCTGGCCTCCTGCCCTTCCTAGTCCTGCGGGGCCTGGGGGAAGCCCCCTGGGTCTTGGGCCTTCTGGGCGCGGCCCAAAGCCTCGGAGGGGCCTTGGGAGGGCTCCTGGTAGGGGCGGTCTTGGGAAGGCTGGGGGAAGGGAGGACGCTAAGGCTAGCCCTGGGCCTTGCGGGGCTCGGTCTTTTGGGAGGAGCTCTCCTTCCCCCTTGGCCCCTCCTTGCGGGATCGGCCTTTCTCCTGGGGGCTGGAGGTGCCCTCTTCGGCGCAGTGGCCGGGGCCATCCGCCTAGGTGAGGCCCCCCCGGAGCTTCGGGGCCGGGTGGCGGGAGGCTTTCTCTTCCTAAGTGGGGCCCTGGCCCCCTTAGGCCCCCTCCTGGGCGGGGCCCTGGCGGGGGTGGCCCTTCCCCTCCCCTTCCTCCTGGCCGGGGGGCTCCTCCTCGGCCTGGCCCCTCTTTGGAGAAGGGGAAGGGCGGCGTAA
- a CDS encoding GNAT family N-acetyltransferase — MFVGEKVRLDPIQRAHLPKIIAWMYKEEVIARAFFGDPLPKSLEEMEAWLQQLRANPNARVLAVIHRETEEIVGEVALQPIDWRNRSAFFAIILGEESRRGEGLGTEASRLVLRYAFEGLNLNRVEANVLSSNEASTRLLKRVGFTWEGRRRDAVWRFGRWEDMEIYGITARDWQEGKGMGEA, encoded by the coding sequence ATGTTCGTGGGGGAAAAAGTCCGCTTAGATCCGATACAGCGAGCTCATCTGCCAAAAATCATCGCATGGATGTACAAGGAGGAGGTTATCGCACGCGCCTTCTTCGGCGACCCCTTGCCCAAATCGCTGGAGGAGATGGAGGCCTGGCTTCAGCAGTTGCGAGCCAACCCCAACGCCAGGGTCCTTGCCGTGATCCACCGCGAAACGGAAGAGATCGTGGGCGAGGTCGCCCTTCAGCCGATAGACTGGCGAAACCGCTCCGCATTCTTTGCCATAATCTTGGGCGAAGAGTCTAGGCGGGGTGAAGGCTTAGGAACCGAAGCCAGCCGCTTGGTACTTCGGTATGCCTTTGAGGGGCTCAATTTAAACCGGGTGGAAGCTAACGTGCTGAGTTCCAATGAAGCCTCCACCCGCCTGCTAAAGCGGGTCGGCTTTACGTGGGAAGGAAGGCGGAGGGATGCCGTTTGGAGATTTGGGCGATGGGAAGACATGGAAATCTATGGGATAACGGCGAGAGACTGGCAAGAAGGCAAAGGGATGGGGGAGGCTTAG
- a CDS encoding ABC-2 family transporter protein produces the protein MEAWSRWFRAWPLLLRGRFLEAWQDSTGFWASILARGINNSLWLLVFYLFFLRFPEVRGFRFEDLVLTWAMAFGALGLLQVLWGGVLGLARLAETGELEVHLALPVPPLPYLLSLRLQPTGLGDLLWSMGTLVFLGVNWLYALCALIGASLVALGFFLALASLSLWGLRVQSLLPVAYAGLVQFATWPPNVYKPTIKALLLSLIPAFWLGPLPARAVLEGSGLLTLWASGLGFFALGSVGFWVGLRRYVAPGG, from the coding sequence ATGGAGGCCTGGTCCCGGTGGTTTAGAGCCTGGCCTTTGCTGCTGAGAGGCCGTTTCCTAGAGGCGTGGCAGGACTCCACGGGCTTCTGGGCAAGCATCCTGGCTAGAGGGATCAACAACAGCCTCTGGCTCTTGGTCTTTTACCTCTTCTTCCTGCGCTTCCCTGAGGTACGGGGCTTCCGCTTTGAGGACCTAGTGCTCACCTGGGCGATGGCCTTTGGCGCCTTGGGGCTTTTGCAGGTGCTCTGGGGCGGGGTGTTGGGCCTAGCCCGTTTGGCGGAAACGGGGGAGCTAGAAGTCCACCTTGCGCTTCCCGTTCCTCCCTTGCCCTACCTCCTTTCCCTTCGCCTCCAGCCCACAGGTCTAGGTGACCTTCTTTGGTCCATGGGAACCCTGGTATTCCTCGGCGTGAACTGGCTCTACGCCCTATGCGCCCTGATAGGCGCTTCCCTAGTGGCCTTGGGCTTCTTCCTCGCCTTGGCCTCCCTATCCCTCTGGGGCCTCAGGGTGCAAAGCCTGCTCCCGGTGGCCTACGCCGGGCTCGTTCAGTTTGCCACCTGGCCTCCCAACGTGTACAAACCCACCATCAAGGCGCTTCTGCTTAGCCTGATCCCAGCCTTTTGGCTGGGGCCGCTACCGGCACGGGCCGTCTTGGAGGGTTCTGGCCTCCTCACGCTTTGGGCCTCTGGCCTCGGATTCTTCGCCTTGGGAAGTGTAGGCTTCTGGGTAGGCCTGCGCCGCTACGTCGCCCCGGGAGGGTAG
- a CDS encoding ABC transporter permease, which produces MASHLAVLGFHLKEAWRGWPGMALYLGYTLIVYVVLFSLWGSLEAPPWVLGYLWAAEALYMGVPRFWGQLHQEAQRGELGLRLALPYPFVFLRFQRYLATTLLQIPLVAAVGGAVIGALGLSASLSLWSLPALALGLILNFLLELTFALLTFRSTSPMALGVLLEMLRLLGGAVVLPLEFWPEGGALLLQPLAATFYLPARVAAGGEPVWLLVSLCWILVFLGLLARLFPRALAALSERGEV; this is translated from the coding sequence GTGGCTTCGCACCTAGCCGTCCTGGGATTCCATCTCAAGGAGGCCTGGCGGGGTTGGCCGGGAATGGCACTATACCTCGGCTACACCTTAATCGTCTATGTAGTGCTTTTTTCCCTTTGGGGAAGCCTGGAAGCGCCGCCGTGGGTCCTAGGGTACCTCTGGGCGGCAGAGGCCCTCTACATGGGGGTACCCAGGTTTTGGGGCCAGCTTCACCAGGAGGCCCAGAGGGGAGAGTTAGGCCTACGCCTGGCCCTTCCGTACCCCTTTGTCTTCCTTCGCTTTCAACGCTACTTGGCCACCACCCTCCTTCAGATCCCTTTGGTGGCCGCCGTGGGGGGCGCGGTCATTGGGGCGCTAGGACTATCTGCCTCCCTAAGCCTTTGGAGCCTTCCGGCCTTGGCTTTGGGCCTCATCCTGAACTTCCTTTTGGAACTCACCTTCGCCTTGCTGACCTTTCGGTCTACCTCACCCATGGCCCTGGGAGTCCTCCTGGAGATGTTGCGGCTCTTGGGGGGAGCCGTGGTGCTGCCCTTGGAGTTTTGGCCCGAAGGTGGAGCCCTCCTCCTCCAACCTCTGGCCGCGACCTTCTACCTGCCGGCCCGTGTGGCCGCTGGGGGTGAACCGGTTTGGCTTCTGGTTAGCCTGTGTTGGATCCTGGTTTTCCTAGGGCTTCTGGCCCGCCTTTTTCCTCGAGCCCTGGCCGCTTTATCGGAAAGAGGGGAGGTGTAG
- a CDS encoding ABC transporter ATP-binding protein, whose protein sequence is MIHDEIKPTVEARSLGVTFRRAKEEVQALQGVTFRLGPGEGLALLGGNGAGKSTLIRVLAGLLLPKEGEARLWGLDPWRFRTRLARRYGLVLGGRSRLSPLLSVEENLKLWGALYGLSRAHTRRRIQEVAEALGLTSLLGVAASRLSLGQRNRAELALALLPEPELLLLDEPFIGLDALGRKSVLGLLQTLKANRGTTLILASHELSGVEGVLERALVLRRGKVAFLGDLATLRRGLNFRRVRVLFQDPFQGNPPPGANVSEGGYVLEAKVAPEEIPSFLSQMLALGSMREVSVQEPSLEEVMEEWLRT, encoded by the coding sequence GTGATCCACGACGAGATCAAGCCCACCGTAGAAGCCCGCAGCTTAGGGGTGACCTTCCGGAGGGCTAAGGAGGAAGTGCAGGCCCTCCAGGGGGTCACGTTTCGCCTTGGTCCCGGGGAGGGCCTGGCCCTTCTTGGAGGGAACGGGGCTGGCAAGTCCACCCTGATCCGGGTTCTGGCTGGACTTCTCCTGCCCAAAGAAGGAGAAGCCCGGCTTTGGGGGCTGGATCCCTGGCGCTTCCGCACCCGGCTGGCCCGCCGCTACGGGCTTGTTCTGGGCGGGCGATCCCGCCTTTCGCCCCTGCTTTCCGTGGAGGAAAACCTAAAGCTCTGGGGAGCGCTCTACGGGCTTTCCCGGGCGCACACCAGGCGTAGGATCCAGGAGGTGGCGGAGGCCCTGGGCCTCACCTCCCTCCTCGGGGTTGCCGCCTCCCGCCTTTCCCTGGGACAACGCAACCGGGCGGAACTGGCCTTGGCCCTCCTACCCGAACCGGAGCTCCTCCTTTTGGACGAGCCCTTTATCGGATTAGACGCCTTGGGGCGCAAATCTGTTTTAGGGCTCCTACAAACCCTTAAGGCCAACCGGGGTACTACCCTCATCCTGGCTTCCCACGAGCTCTCGGGAGTGGAAGGGGTCCTGGAGCGAGCCCTGGTGCTGCGGCGCGGGAAGGTGGCCTTTCTAGGAGACCTCGCCACCCTCCGAAGGGGTTTGAACTTCCGCCGCGTCAGGGTGCTCTTCCAGGATCCCTTCCAGGGAAACCCTCCCCCAGGGGCCAACGTTTCCGAGGGGGGGTATGTTCTAGAAGCTAAGGTTGCCCCGGAGGAAATTCCTAGCTTCTTATCGCAGATGCTGGCCCTCGGGAGCATGCGGGAAGTCTCCGTCCAGGAACCCAGCCTGGAGGAGGTGATGGAGGAGTGGCTTCGCACCTAG
- a CDS encoding 7-cyano-7-deazaguanine synthase — protein sequence MKRLVMLSGGVDSSVLLYKLKKQERLEGLVAVYLDLGTPPAEREWRAAEKVASRLGVAVYRNRVPHFELGDRLFSPPELAFPGREPIQAGWTDPCTMTPITGSLAAKMGVEEVYLGVIKDDFASHPRLEAYLALVKKFLEFNQVQLKMPLSGLTKQEVVALGHELGVPLEETWSCVASGEAPCGACNPCIAREEAFALADAKALAR from the coding sequence ATGAAAAGGCTGGTGATGCTCAGCGGCGGCGTAGATTCCAGCGTCCTCCTCTACAAGCTAAAGAAGCAGGAAAGGCTGGAAGGCCTCGTGGCAGTTTACCTGGACCTGGGTACCCCTCCCGCCGAAAGGGAGTGGAGGGCAGCGGAAAAGGTGGCTTCTCGCCTTGGTGTAGCCGTTTACCGGAACCGCGTGCCTCACTTTGAGCTCGGAGATCGTCTTTTCAGCCCACCGGAGCTGGCTTTCCCTGGAAGGGAACCGATACAGGCTGGCTGGACAGACCCTTGTACGATGACCCCCATCACGGGATCCCTAGCGGCCAAAATGGGCGTGGAGGAAGTCTACCTGGGCGTCATCAAGGACGATTTTGCTTCTCACCCCAGGCTGGAGGCGTACCTTGCCCTCGTGAAGAAATTTTTGGAGTTTAACCAAGTTCAACTCAAGATGCCCCTTTCAGGGCTTACCAAGCAAGAAGTGGTGGCTCTGGGCCACGAGCTCGGAGTGCCGCTTGAAGAAACGTGGAGTTGCGTTGCCTCAGGGGAAGCCCCGTGTGGGGCATGCAACCCTTGCATTGCCCGTGAAGAAGCCTTCGCTCTTGCGGACGCTAAGGCCCTAGCCCGGTGA
- a CDS encoding aldo/keto reductase family protein — translation MGEMRYRKLGKWGLKVSEISLGAWVTFGDVVKDKETIREIVRIAYEGGVNFFDNADVYARGLAEEIMGEVLREFPRHTLVLSTKAYWPMSEDPNDRGLSRKHLLESITQSLKRLKTDYVDLFFAHRYDPEVPMEEIVYAMHTIVERGYALYWGTSEWPAARIAEAVAFARENGLHPPVVEQPQYSMLYRERVENEILPEAERFGVGLVVWSPLAMGMLTGRYDQGIPEDSRFARYPQFAERFLTEENRKKVLKLKEVADELGLTRTQLALAWVLRLPEISSAITGATRPEQIRESLGAAGVDLPKDALERIEAILKGEA, via the coding sequence ATGGGCGAGATGCGCTACCGGAAACTGGGCAAATGGGGGCTTAAGGTCTCGGAGATCTCCCTGGGGGCTTGGGTCACCTTCGGGGATGTGGTGAAGGACAAGGAAACCATCCGGGAGATCGTCAGGATCGCCTACGAGGGCGGGGTGAACTTCTTTGACAACGCTGACGTCTACGCCCGGGGGTTGGCGGAGGAGATCATGGGGGAGGTGCTTAGGGAGTTTCCCCGGCACACCCTGGTCCTCTCCACTAAGGCCTACTGGCCCATGTCGGAGGACCCCAACGACCGGGGCCTAAGCCGGAAACACCTCCTGGAGAGCATCACCCAAAGCCTGAAGCGGCTAAAGACCGACTACGTGGACCTCTTCTTCGCCCACCGCTATGACCCCGAGGTGCCCATGGAGGAGATCGTCTACGCCATGCACACCATCGTGGAAAGGGGCTACGCCCTCTACTGGGGTACCTCGGAGTGGCCCGCCGCCAGGATCGCCGAGGCGGTGGCCTTTGCCCGGGAAAACGGCCTCCACCCGCCTGTGGTGGAGCAACCCCAGTACTCCATGCTCTACCGGGAGCGGGTGGAAAACGAGATCCTCCCCGAGGCAGAGCGCTTCGGCGTGGGCCTGGTGGTCTGGAGCCCCTTGGCCATGGGCATGCTCACCGGGCGATACGACCAGGGAATCCCCGAGGACAGCCGTTTCGCCCGCTACCCCCAGTTCGCCGAGCGCTTCCTCACGGAGGAAAACCGGAAGAAGGTGCTGAAGCTCAAGGAGGTGGCGGACGAGCTGGGCCTCACCCGCACCCAGCTGGCCTTGGCCTGGGTGCTTAGGCTTCCTGAAATCAGTAGCGCCATCACCGGGGCCACCCGGCCCGAGCAGATCCGAGAAAGCCTGGGAGCCGCCGGGGTGGACCTGCCCAAGGATGCCCTGGAGCGGATTGAAGCCATCCTCAAGGGGGAGGCCTAG
- a CDS encoding CDGSH iron-sulfur domain-containing protein, translated as MRLVFVENGPIRLEGQRIVVRIGEREEVREGRVSLCRCGGSGNKPFCDGTHKRIGFQAPGGELEMGD; from the coding sequence ATGAGGCTGGTGTTCGTGGAAAACGGGCCCATCCGCTTGGAAGGCCAGCGCATCGTGGTGCGCATCGGGGAACGGGAGGAGGTTCGAGAGGGAAGGGTTTCCCTTTGCCGCTGCGGGGGATCGGGGAACAAGCCCTTCTGCGACGGCACCCACAAGCGAATCGGCTTCCAGGCCCCGGGAGGGGAGCTGGAGATGGGGGACTGA